In a genomic window of uncultured Sphaerochaeta sp.:
- a CDS encoding ABC transporter substrate-binding protein — protein MKRKVVYSSLAMLIIGLVLLLPVTAAGTKEQAQEPQFEGEVFWTVDGYDYDKLVAAAQAEGSLVARWQSGRAPQAAQAFEAKYGIKTVASPRFDDSENIERLRREVQAGNVQVDILGMDDGAIILSEFIPKGMVVSWTPPDLAKDIADAEEYPQVVYWQPCIIGYNSAVYSESPIKNLWELTEEKWRGKFVTCDPQIQPYMWHFFAAVIDHGDEFAQAYQDLYGKKLETKYENAGWEWVAQLFANNPIAVEHDTEVAKAIGSPGQTTPPIGIHTLTRHRDAKEQNLHLGFDPNVKPAVGFAMPTYMVIPVDAPHPNAARLWARFLLTSEGSFPWTNVVGGFSPNQTIAASKDNPYTSSWGEWLDVLLMFDPMQSAEVRRDLIDMWLMSQKK, from the coding sequence ATGAAAAGAAAGGTTGTATATTCCAGTCTTGCCATGCTCATCATCGGATTGGTCCTTCTCCTTCCTGTAACCGCAGCAGGAACGAAGGAGCAAGCGCAAGAACCGCAGTTCGAAGGGGAGGTCTTCTGGACTGTAGACGGGTACGACTACGACAAACTCGTAGCTGCAGCACAAGCCGAGGGCTCACTGGTAGCACGATGGCAGTCAGGACGTGCCCCCCAAGCGGCACAAGCTTTTGAAGCAAAGTACGGTATCAAGACGGTGGCAAGCCCTCGTTTTGATGACTCTGAGAACATCGAGCGACTCAGAAGAGAAGTACAGGCAGGCAACGTCCAGGTTGATATCTTGGGTATGGATGACGGTGCCATCATTCTTTCCGAGTTCATCCCCAAAGGTATGGTGGTTTCCTGGACACCTCCTGACTTGGCCAAGGATATTGCGGATGCAGAAGAGTATCCTCAGGTAGTCTACTGGCAGCCTTGCATCATCGGCTACAACTCTGCAGTCTACTCTGAGTCCCCGATCAAGAACCTGTGGGAACTGACCGAAGAGAAGTGGAGAGGCAAGTTCGTTACCTGCGACCCGCAGATTCAGCCCTACATGTGGCACTTCTTTGCAGCAGTCATCGATCATGGTGATGAGTTTGCTCAGGCCTATCAGGATTTGTATGGTAAGAAGCTCGAAACCAAGTACGAGAATGCTGGCTGGGAATGGGTTGCACAACTTTTTGCCAACAACCCCATCGCCGTCGAGCATGATACTGAAGTTGCCAAAGCCATTGGTTCTCCTGGGCAGACCACCCCCCCGATCGGCATTCATACCCTCACCCGTCACCGGGACGCCAAAGAGCAGAACCTGCATCTTGGTTTCGATCCCAACGTAAAACCGGCAGTCGGTTTTGCTATGCCTACTTATATGGTCATCCCTGTTGATGCTCCGCATCCGAACGCTGCTCGTCTTTGGGCTCGCTTCCTTTTGACCTCAGAAGGCAGCTTCCCCTGGACCAACGTGGTGGGTGGCTTCTCCCCGAACCAGACCATCGCTGCAAGCAAGGACAACCCCTATACCTCCTCGTGGGGCGAGTGGCTCGATGTCCTCTTGATGTTCGATCCGATGCAATCGGCTGAAGTTCGCCGTGATCTCATCGACATGTGGCTGATGTCACAGAAGAAGTAG
- a CDS encoding ATP-binding protein, with translation MLLDFSVTNYKVFKETAQLNLHASNYDKATHEQSNVYVDQEKSLRILRSAVVYGANASGKTKLFESLAFLKRFVLESSKESQQGTTIDIQPFLLSDTTKDAPTELEIVFLHDGSVYRYGFEVTRTAVLAEWLFVKPKSREIQIFYRDTVENTLETHAKLFRKGSLLQEESLVRDNALMLSVAAQFNDELCSKVVTWFAEHLTVVSSIAEDRYKGYTMMKNDQEHFHQKLMHLMNVADFSIQDIRSKALDPETLSEDMPAEVKERILQRLVHEHAKIYDTCETIHHVYDQHNHIAGSTNFSLDKDESHGTQRFFYLAGPILDTLENGKTLFIDEFDARLHPILVLQLFSLFNNPAINMKGAQLVITTQNSILLQSGVLRKDQVWFVEKDRFEAAHLYSLADFKSTLARKRDNYEDYYLRGRYGAIPSVNLAQSFGEEAGEQESKWPAEK, from the coding sequence ATGCTTCTAGATTTCTCAGTTACCAACTACAAGGTATTCAAAGAAACAGCACAATTGAACCTACATGCTTCAAACTACGACAAAGCGACACATGAACAAAGCAATGTGTACGTTGATCAGGAAAAAAGTCTGCGAATCCTCAGGTCAGCGGTTGTCTACGGAGCCAATGCATCGGGGAAAACGAAGCTGTTTGAATCCTTGGCATTTCTCAAGCGTTTTGTTCTCGAGTCTTCCAAGGAGAGTCAACAAGGAACAACAATCGATATCCAACCGTTTCTGTTGTCTGATACGACCAAAGATGCACCAACTGAGTTGGAAATCGTTTTTCTCCATGATGGAAGTGTGTACAGGTATGGATTTGAGGTTACCAGAACAGCAGTTCTTGCTGAATGGCTCTTCGTGAAACCAAAGTCTCGCGAAATCCAGATTTTCTATCGTGATACCGTAGAGAACACGTTGGAAACCCACGCAAAGCTTTTCAGAAAAGGCAGCTTGCTTCAAGAAGAAAGCTTGGTACGGGACAATGCCCTTATGCTCTCAGTTGCAGCCCAGTTCAACGACGAGCTTTGCAGCAAGGTAGTGACCTGGTTTGCAGAACATCTCACCGTTGTCTCCAGCATTGCTGAGGACAGGTACAAGGGATATACCATGATGAAAAATGATCAGGAGCATTTTCATCAGAAGCTTATGCATCTTATGAATGTCGCTGATTTTTCCATCCAGGACATCCGTTCAAAGGCTCTCGATCCAGAGACTCTCTCTGAGGACATGCCTGCTGAGGTAAAGGAGCGAATCCTCCAAAGGCTTGTTCATGAACATGCGAAAATCTACGACACGTGCGAAACCATTCATCATGTGTATGACCAGCATAATCACATCGCAGGTTCAACCAACTTCTCCTTGGATAAGGATGAGTCCCATGGAACCCAGCGATTCTTCTATCTTGCAGGCCCGATCCTTGATACGCTTGAAAATGGAAAGACACTTTTCATTGATGAATTCGATGCCCGACTTCATCCCATTCTGGTCCTTCAATTATTCTCGCTATTCAATAACCCTGCCATCAACATGAAGGGAGCCCAGCTGGTCATTACTACACAGAATTCCATTCTGTTGCAGTCAGGCGTATTACGCAAGGATCAGGTTTGGTTTGTGGAGAAAGACAGATTTGAAGCTGCTCACCTCTACAGCCTTGCTGATTTCAAATCTACATTGGCACGAAAGCGTGACAACTATGAGGATTACTACCTGCGTGGCAGATATGGAGCGATTCCCTCGGTGAATTTGGCACAATCCTTTGGGGAAGAAGCAGGCGAGCAGGAGTCGAAATGGCCAGCAGAGAAGTAG
- a CDS encoding iron ABC transporter permease: protein MRHIKELFTAKGGGKVHRLIRTRAQGGFNPTMVLGIVLALVLTYLIAIPVFMLVIESVQVHSIDAGYLQKETGSLTFSYFKRALTSRVSSVLFLDPLANTLLIATCITFFTTIVGYVLAWIITRTDIRAKKIFATLAVIPFMLPSWSYAAAWITLFKNRKQAGAPGILEVMGFTIPDFLAYGPLPIIICLTMHYFPLAFLMFGNAFQRIDSQMEESAQILGANKLQTAIHILLPVMKPAIMSTILLTFARTVGTFGTPYTLGRPVRFNTLSTSLYFTYQSGEPGVMAVIALAMLIIGALLVALDVYVLREYKRYVTMGGKGQMSRPFTLGPLQVPMNLLVGLFLFIVIVLPLGVLALSTFMVTPGWFVKDNFTLQFWFAEETRVREAVPGLLRDPQLLSVAWTSIKVAGIGALICGTLGTLVGYAVVRLQQYRLSKYLRHLSFLPYLVPGIGFGAAYLVLFATGRGPIPALYGTLLLMILAMSVMYLPLTTRSSISSMAQMGSEPEEAAMILGAGWLTRMFRIVIPIQKRSLFSGILLAFIQGMKELSLVIMLAVPGLEVLTTLSIRYTDNALMQMSNGVILIIAFVTFLLTALSQRLTKTNLAQGIGG, encoded by the coding sequence ATGAGGCACATCAAAGAACTCTTTACTGCCAAAGGTGGCGGCAAAGTACATCGACTCATACGAACACGAGCTCAGGGGGGGTTCAACCCCACCATGGTCCTTGGCATCGTGCTGGCACTTGTCCTTACCTACCTGATAGCGATTCCGGTATTCATGCTGGTCATCGAGTCGGTACAGGTGCACTCCATCGATGCAGGCTACCTGCAAAAAGAGACCGGCTCGCTGACATTCAGCTATTTCAAGCGCGCACTTACCTCGAGAGTTTCCAGCGTCCTCTTTCTCGACCCGCTGGCAAACACCCTGCTCATTGCCACCTGCATCACCTTTTTCACCACCATCGTGGGCTATGTGCTGGCTTGGATCATCACCAGGACGGACATCCGTGCCAAGAAGATCTTTGCCACCTTGGCGGTTATTCCCTTCATGCTCCCCTCATGGAGTTATGCTGCTGCGTGGATCACTCTTTTCAAGAACCGAAAGCAAGCAGGTGCACCTGGCATTCTGGAAGTGATGGGTTTCACCATTCCTGATTTTCTTGCCTATGGGCCCTTGCCCATCATCATCTGCCTGACCATGCACTATTTCCCGCTAGCCTTTCTCATGTTCGGCAATGCATTCCAGCGAATTGACAGCCAGATGGAAGAGTCAGCCCAGATTCTGGGGGCCAACAAACTCCAGACAGCAATCCATATTCTCTTGCCGGTCATGAAGCCGGCCATCATGTCCACCATCCTCCTTACTTTCGCACGGACAGTCGGTACCTTCGGCACTCCCTATACACTAGGACGGCCAGTTCGCTTCAACACGCTCTCCACCTCGCTCTACTTCACCTACCAGTCAGGAGAGCCCGGAGTCATGGCTGTCATAGCCTTGGCCATGCTCATCATCGGAGCACTTCTTGTTGCGCTTGATGTGTACGTACTTCGTGAATACAAACGGTATGTGACCATGGGAGGAAAAGGCCAGATGTCACGCCCCTTTACCTTGGGCCCCTTGCAGGTTCCGATGAACCTCTTGGTCGGCCTCTTCCTTTTCATTGTCATTGTCCTGCCTTTGGGCGTTCTCGCCCTCTCCACCTTCATGGTTACTCCGGGTTGGTTTGTAAAAGACAATTTCACCCTGCAATTCTGGTTTGCAGAGGAGACACGGGTTCGTGAAGCGGTCCCCGGACTCCTGCGAGACCCACAGCTCCTGTCAGTAGCCTGGACCAGCATCAAGGTGGCAGGAATCGGAGCCCTTATCTGCGGGACGCTGGGAACCTTGGTCGGCTACGCAGTCGTACGTTTGCAGCAGTACAGGCTGAGCAAGTATCTCCGTCATCTCTCCTTCTTGCCGTACTTGGTACCAGGCATCGGGTTCGGAGCCGCGTATTTGGTGCTCTTTGCTACGGGTAGGGGACCCATTCCCGCCCTCTATGGCACCCTGCTGCTGATGATTCTGGCGATGAGCGTCATGTATCTGCCGCTCACCACCCGCTCGAGCATCAGCTCGATGGCGCAGATGGGTTCTGAGCCTGAGGAAGCTGCCATGATTCTGGGAGCCGGTTGGCTGACACGGATGTTCAGGATTGTCATCCCTATCCAGAAACGCTCGCTGTTCAGCGGCATTCTTCTGGCTTTCATCCAGGGCATGAAGGAGCTGAGCTTGGTGATTATGCTCGCGGTTCCCGGCCTGGAAGTCCTTACCACCCTGTCCATCCGCTATACCGACAATGCCCTGATGCAGATGTCCAATGGCGTGATTCTCATCATAGCCTTTGTCACCTTCCTGCTCACTGCACTTTCCCAGCGACTGACCAAGACCAACCTTGCCCAAGGCATCGGCGGTTGA
- a CDS encoding RloB family protein has translation MASREVEKRRRQEKHSSKRKAPRLAILPTILIVCEGKNTEPSYFNAMKFKSATIEAVGEGYNTVSLVERAAVLAKRKTYEEVWCVFDKDDFSDSDFNQAITRAKKYGYHVAYSNQAFEYWIVSGL, from the coding sequence ATGGCCAGCAGAGAAGTAGAAAAACGAAGACGCCAAGAAAAGCATTCATCCAAACGAAAAGCACCACGTCTTGCCATCTTGCCAACCATCCTGATCGTATGTGAAGGGAAAAACACAGAACCATCCTATTTCAATGCAATGAAGTTCAAATCTGCCACAATTGAAGCTGTTGGAGAAGGGTATAATACCGTCTCCTTGGTAGAACGAGCTGCAGTATTGGCAAAAAGGAAAACATATGAAGAAGTTTGGTGCGTCTTTGACAAGGATGACTTCTCTGACTCAGATTTTAACCAAGCCATAACCAGAGCAAAAAAGTACGGATATCATGTTGCATATTCCAATCAAGCTTTTGAGTACTGGATCGT
- a CDS encoding ATP-binding protein, whose translation MQEYPVITLVGPRQSGKTTMAKHLFPSYTYVNLEDPQTRLFASEDLNGFFHQYGTHLIIDEVQHVPEVLSKIQVLVDEHAQESGQFILTGSQEMHSGGIVAQSLAGRTAIFTVLPLSLAELREAGEPILDRDSQLLRGFMPRVYQTQTSRVFDYYAGYVATYVQRDIKMVTAIQDEMVFQKFLVLLAGRVGSLLNYTSLANDLGISRQTVERWTSLLTSSHIIHLLPPWFPSRTSSIVKTPKVYFHDTGVASMLLGIESKDQMMRDPLRGSLFENMIVMEALKQRVNMHRPPNLNFFRNSSGLEVDLLYQQQRMLIPYEIKSSEQFHKDQFASLEKFRKAYPSHLHETEQGGLIYAGHDSCTFSGYRVTPFVLAGDLFG comes from the coding sequence GTGCAGGAGTACCCTGTCATTACGTTGGTAGGGCCAAGACAATCGGGTAAAACCACCATGGCAAAGCATTTGTTTCCTTCGTATACATATGTAAATCTTGAGGATCCCCAAACCCGATTATTTGCATCTGAAGATCTCAATGGGTTCTTTCATCAGTATGGTACTCATCTCATCATCGATGAAGTACAACACGTTCCCGAGGTATTGAGCAAAATCCAAGTACTCGTAGATGAACACGCCCAAGAGAGTGGGCAGTTCATTCTGACTGGCAGTCAGGAGATGCATAGTGGAGGGATCGTAGCACAAAGCCTCGCAGGAAGAACTGCCATTTTTACCGTGCTTCCCCTATCGCTTGCTGAACTTCGGGAAGCGGGTGAGCCAATTCTTGATCGTGATAGTCAGCTTTTGCGTGGTTTCATGCCCAGAGTGTATCAGACACAGACAAGCCGAGTATTCGATTACTACGCAGGATATGTGGCAACCTATGTACAACGCGATATCAAGATGGTTACTGCGATTCAGGACGAAATGGTTTTTCAAAAGTTCCTTGTGCTGCTGGCTGGTAGGGTGGGGAGCCTTCTTAACTATACCTCACTTGCAAATGATCTTGGTATTTCCCGTCAGACTGTTGAGCGCTGGACATCCCTTCTGACATCGTCTCATATTATTCATCTCTTGCCTCCCTGGTTTCCCAGCCGCACCAGCAGTATTGTGAAGACACCCAAAGTCTATTTTCATGATACAGGGGTAGCCTCAATGTTGCTGGGTATTGAGTCAAAGGATCAGATGATGCGTGATCCTCTACGAGGAAGTCTGTTCGAAAATATGATAGTGATGGAAGCTTTGAAACAAAGGGTGAATATGCATCGACCACCCAATCTGAATTTCTTTCGGAACAGCAGTGGGCTCGAAGTCGATCTCTTGTACCAGCAACAACGGATGCTGATTCCCTATGAGATCAAGAGCAGTGAGCAGTTTCATAAGGATCAGTTCGCATCGCTGGAGAAATTCCGAAAAGCATATCCTTCACACCTTCATGAAACAGAGCAAGGCGGCCTGATTTATGCCGGGCATGATTCGTGCACCTTCTCTGGCTACCGAGTTACGCCATTCGTGCTTGCAGGGGATTTGTTTGGGTAA
- a CDS encoding GntR family transcriptional regulator encodes MSMVIGQSVLEKRKDIPLYKQLKAALMVWIQESENGTSLPTEEELCRQFGVSRQTVRQAVLELVDDGLVTRRPGQGSFVRKKKISRDTRWALEDFNREMRFHGLAPETIVLSLSLEKSLDFVSRQLNIAKQEEVVVIRRQRFVDGWPVVIQQSYLPYRLFPDFASKQKDLETRSLHAIIEQDYHYLLQSAERTVEAIPAPSREAELLKIAPGSPVLYSTSVWKIDNEVCVEFVLEWYRGDRSQFNIQLGRKREPEAR; translated from the coding sequence ATGAGTATGGTAATCGGACAGAGTGTGCTGGAGAAACGGAAGGATATCCCGCTGTACAAGCAGCTCAAGGCTGCGTTGATGGTATGGATCCAGGAGAGTGAGAACGGGACGTCCTTGCCTACCGAGGAAGAGCTCTGCCGACAGTTCGGTGTAAGCAGGCAGACGGTTCGCCAGGCTGTTCTTGAGCTGGTGGATGATGGTCTTGTAACCCGTCGCCCAGGCCAGGGTTCATTTGTCAGGAAGAAAAAGATCAGCCGCGATACCCGCTGGGCTTTGGAGGATTTCAACCGGGAGATGCGGTTCCATGGTCTTGCACCAGAGACCATCGTGCTCTCCCTCTCGTTGGAGAAGAGTCTGGATTTCGTCTCTCGCCAGCTGAACATCGCCAAACAGGAAGAGGTGGTCGTAATCAGGAGGCAGAGGTTTGTTGATGGGTGGCCAGTGGTTATCCAGCAGTCCTACCTCCCCTACCGTTTGTTCCCGGACTTTGCTTCCAAGCAGAAGGATCTGGAAACCCGCTCGCTGCATGCGATCATCGAACAGGACTACCACTATCTGCTCCAAAGTGCTGAGCGCACGGTTGAGGCTATTCCAGCACCTTCACGTGAGGCAGAGCTGCTTAAGATTGCCCCGGGAAGTCCTGTTCTTTACAGTACCAGCGTCTGGAAGATTGATAACGAGGTGTGTGTTGAGTTTGTCCTGGAGTGGTACCGTGGGGACCGCAGCCAGTTCAATATCCAGCTGGGAAGGAAGCGGGAACCTGAAGCTCGGTAG